From the genome of Loxodonta africana isolate mLoxAfr1 chromosome 4, mLoxAfr1.hap2, whole genome shotgun sequence:
atgttggcttcatagaatgagtttcggaatattccatccttttctatgccctgaaatacctttagtagtagtggtgctaactcttctctgaaagtttggtagaaccctgcagtgaagccatccaggccagggctttttttgtttttgtttttgggagtttttttgattaccttttcaatctcttcttttgttattggtctatttagttgtcctacctctgtttgtgttagtttaggtaggtagtgtgtgtttctaggaattcatccatttcttctaggttttcaaatttgttaaagtacaatttttcatagtaatctggtatgattctttttaatttcagttgggtctgttgtaatatcacccatctcgtttcttgtttgggttatttgcttcctctcctgtttttcttttctcggtTTGGGGactgatttatcaattttgttgattttttcaaacaaccagattttgttgttgttaattttttcaattgtttttctgttttctatatcatttagttctgctgtaatttttacgatttgttttcttctggtgcctgagggtttctttggttgctctctttctatttgttcaagttgtagggataattcttggattttggccctttcttctttttgcatgtgtgtatttattgatataaattggcccctgagcaccacttttgctgtgtcccaaaggttctgataggaagtgttttcattctcattggattttatgtatttctttattccatccttaacgtcttctaaaACCCAGGCTGTTTTgcacagggtattgttcagtttccaagtgtttgatttcttttcctgctttttcttctattcatttccacttttatggccttatgatcagagaagatgctttgtaatatttcattgttttggattctgctaaggtttgtgttatgacctaatatgtggtctattctagagaatgttccatgtgcactagaaaagaaagtatacttggttgctgttgggtggagtgttctgtatatgcctatgaggtcaagttggttgatcgtggcatttagatcttccatgtcttttttgagcttctttctggataccctgtccttcactgaaagtggtgtttatatagagttttcaaggctatcacTGTTCTAAACTAAATCACCTGGCCTATCTACCGAGGTGCCCCTGGATGGGTTCACACCACCAAACtgttggttagtagtccagcacttaacagTGTGTGCCACCTGGGGTATCCTCAAGTTGTTAATACAACCTTTTAATTCCCACTGTGGGAATAGACTCAATTTTAACCTTAACATTTTGGATTTCCCAGTAGATCCCATAAAGACACTTAATtaactgttatttatttattttttttttaagttcatgaTAAGGTTGGTCAATTAGTGTCTTCACCAGAAGAATCCCCAGGGTCTTATGCTTGAGTAAATATCCTCTTTGTTAGGCAGAGATAAATCTATGGTACTGTCttcaagagagaatcagaaaatctactgaaaaaaaaatactattatttACTCTGTGTAAATAGCTTAATTACTAGGTTGTTAGGATGAACCTAGACATTTGAAGGGACAtcagaaaaatatctctgtaaaagCTCCCTGTGTGCTgattgaaaagagaaagagatccaCTGAGGTTTATATATGTTCTTAAATGTTCCTGGATTTTAACGTGAACATGGTCTCCAATGACACTGAGGAAGCAAAGAAAAAGTACAGGTTTGAAAGATCAAAATATTGTATTCCAAAATTCATTCCTATTACCTTTAAGGTTAatgatacagaaaaaaataattcacaatgTGTCTATAAACAAAACTCTTGTGGAATTCATAGAAAGTAAGTGTTTTCACTATTCTGTTGTTTTATGTACAAAGCAGTTACCACAGAATCCATTATAGTGTGAGTGCTAGACCGTAGGATTAAAccaattaaattcagaattacaagaaaagaaaatgtttgtGTGAGTCATGATAAAGTTTCAGTGTACATATCTGAAAGGGCATTTGCATTTGTCTTTTTGGATAGGTCCATgaacaaaaattcacaataattttcattaaaaattccactggtacatatttctttgcatttaataaaggcttgggtacattattggtgccctgatggcacagtggttaagagctcagctgctaaccaaaaggtcagtggttcacatCCACCAACTGGTCCTAGactaccctgtggggcagttctactctgtagtatagggtcaccatgactgatagcaataggttttttttggggggggggtccttTATTATTACTGAATGGAAATTAGTATTTCTTTTGTTGCTAAAGTTATCCATGAAGTCAAAACTGACTGAACAATTGAGTAAAGTAATTCCACATTTCATGTAAAATTTCAACTTGAAATTTATGCAGTAATTTCAACATTCACATTGTACTAAATTTCAAAAGTTCTTTCTAATGAAAGACATTTTAACTGGTAATATCAAGGAACCAAAAGATTAACTAGAAATGTATCATCCTAAATAACCATTTTTAAAAGTTCACCTATAAAAAATTCGGGTGTGATTCACTGTTTTAGATGTAAAAGAATACAGAGTAGACATAGTATACTGAAAGAGAGTGAGCAAAAGATTGTTTAAACAATAGATAGAACTGAGTTAACTTAcgaaaaatattttcttgtggATACTGTAATATTGCAGAAGCTATATCTCAGTATCTTGGACAAAACTTTAAATCCAAGAAATTTGCAgatgcttttaattttttaataggtAATAACAAAGTCACAGTATTAAAGTAAATAGGAAATGAAAATGGAGTTTAGAAAATAAGTGTCTAGACAGGaggaaaaggagccctagtggtgcagtgcttaaagcactcagttgctaaactAAAGGTCGGTCATTAGAACCCATCACCTGTTCTACAGGAGGAGGATACggaaatctgcttccttaaagatcacagctttggaaaacctatggggaacttctactctgttgtatagggccCCTGTGAATCATATTCAATTCAATGGCaggtggtttggtttttgttatagtTGTTGTTttagagaaaaagacaaaataaacagaATCAATCTTGGGTGCTGACTGCTAggaaaaatggttaaaattatGGGAGCAAGAGAACATATAAATTTCACTTGAGTTACTTTGTTTTTCATATCAcctttatatttgtatttattaatGCTCTCTTAACTCAgaagtaattctttttttttttttttccagctctgatgGAATTTAGAAGAAATTTAACCATGCGAAACCATACAATGGTGGCAACTTTTATTCTTGTAGGATTAACAGATGATCAAAACTGGCAAactgtgatttttgtttttttatttctaacatatttattgagtgtcactGTAAATCTGACTATTACTGTGCTCACTCTATTGGATGCCCAACTCAAAacacccatgtatttcttccttcggaatttttcatttttagaaatgtCTTTTACATCCGTCTGCATCCCTAGGTACCTAGTCAGTATTGTGACTATGGATAAAACAATTTCCTATGATGCTTGTATGACACAAttgttttttgccatttttctgGGTGCATCAGAGTTCTTCCTGTTGACTGCCATGTCttatgatcgctatgtggccatctgccaaCCCCTTCACTATGTGACGATCATGAACAACAGAGTCTGTACCCAGCTGGTTGTTACCTCTTGGTTGGGTGGGTTGTTCGCAATCTCTCCTGGGCTTATCTTGTGCTTGAGGT
Proteins encoded in this window:
- the LOC100658456 gene encoding olfactory receptor 6C74-like, with amino-acid sequence MEFRRNLTMRNHTMVATFILVGLTDDQNWQTVIFVFLFLTYLLSVTVNLTITVLTLLDAQLKTPMYFFLRNFSFLEMSFTSVCIPRYLVSIVTMDKTISYDACMTQLFFAIFLGASEFFLLTAMSYDRYVAICQPLHYVTIMNNRVCTQLVVTSWLGGLFAISPGLILCLRLEFCDANIIDHFGCDYSPVLKLSCTDTRSIELLGFISAIVILLITLALVILSYAYILRTILKIPSAQQRKKAFSTCSSHMIVVSISYGSCIFMYMKPSAEERVALNKGIAVLNTSIAPLLNPFIYTLRNKQVKEALKDIVQKCIITLKNSFFFLKETKGH